Proteins encoded by one window of Gordonia jinghuaiqii:
- the rpsP gene encoding 30S ribosomal protein S16 encodes MAVKIKLTRLGKIRNPQYRIVVADARTRRNGRVIETIGKYHPKEEPSLIEVDSERAQYWLSVGAQPTEPVAAILKVTGDWQKHKGLPGAEGTLRTAAPKTSKLDLFNAALAAADNEPVAAATTPKKKAAKKDEAAEAPAAEGDA; translated from the coding sequence ATGGCTGTCAAGATCAAGCTCACGCGGCTCGGCAAGATCCGCAACCCCCAGTACCGCATCGTCGTCGCCGACGCTCGGACCCGCCGCAACGGCCGGGTGATCGAGACCATCGGCAAGTACCACCCGAAGGAAGAGCCCTCGCTGATCGAGGTCGACTCCGAGCGCGCCCAGTACTGGCTGAGCGTCGGCGCACAGCCGACCGAGCCCGTCGCCGCGATCCTCAAGGTCACCGGTGACTGGCAGAAGCACAAGGGTCTGCCGGGCGCCGAGGGCACCCTGCGGACCGCCGCGCCCAAGACCTCGAAGCTGGACCTGTTCAACGCTGCGCTCGCCGCCGCCGACAACGAGCCGGTCGCCGCTGCCACCACCCCGAAGAAGAAGGCCGCCAAGAAGGACGAGGCAGCAGAGGCTCCCGCCGCCGAGGGTGACGCGTGA
- a CDS encoding RNA-binding protein: MSAVVADAVEHLVRGIVSNPDDVQVDLVTGRRGRLVEVHVNPDDLGKVIGRNGRTATALRTLVAGIGGRGMRVDIVDTDR; this comes from the coding sequence GTGAGCGCAGTCGTCGCCGACGCGGTCGAGCACCTGGTCCGCGGAATCGTCTCGAATCCGGATGACGTCCAGGTCGACCTCGTCACCGGTCGTCGCGGCCGTCTCGTCGAGGTCCACGTGAACCCCGACGATCTCGGCAAGGTCATCGGACGCAACGGTCGCACCGCGACCGCCCTGCGCACCCTGGTCGCCGGCATCGGTGGGCGCGGCATGCGGGTCGACATCGTCGACACCGACCGCTGA
- a CDS encoding P-II family nitrogen regulator — MKLITAIVKPFTLEDVKAGLEQAGILGMTVSEVQGYGRQKGHTEVYRGAEYSVDFVPKVRVEVVVDDAAVDKVVDVIVEAARTGKIGDGKVWVSPVESVIRVRTGERGGDAL; from the coding sequence ATGAAGCTGATCACTGCAATCGTCAAGCCGTTCACGCTCGAAGATGTCAAAGCAGGTCTCGAGCAGGCCGGAATCCTTGGAATGACCGTCAGTGAGGTCCAGGGGTACGGCCGTCAGAAGGGCCACACCGAGGTCTACCGCGGCGCCGAGTACTCGGTCGACTTCGTGCCCAAGGTCCGCGTCGAGGTCGTCGTCGACGACGCAGCCGTGGACAAGGTCGTCGACGTCATCGTCGAGGCGGCACGGACCGGCAAGATCGGCGACGGCAAGGTGTGGGTCTCGCCTGTGGAGTCGGTCATCCGCGTCCGTACCGGCGAGCGCGGCGGCGACGCTCTGTAA
- the ffh gene encoding signal recognition particle protein gives MFDSLSDRLTGALKDLRGKGRLSDADIDRTCREIRLALLEADVSLPVVRAFIARIKERAKGAEVSAALNPAQMVVKIVNEELVGILGGETRRVRFAKSPPTVIMLAGLQGAGKTTLAGKLGHWLSQQGHTPLLVACDLQRPGAVSQLQIVGERAGVPVYAPHPGTGVGGEGTLGVTAGDPVSVAKAGVDEARAKHYDVVVIDTAGRLGIDAELMKQASDIRDATSPDEVLFVVDAMIGQDAVTTAQAFSDGVGFTGVVLTKLDGDARGGAALSVREVTGQPIMFASSGEKLEDFDVFHPDRMASRILGMGDVLSLIEQAEQHWDAQQAEAAAAKITQGELTLEDFLEQMLMIRKMGPIGNILGMLPGAGQMKDVLSQVDDKQLDRVQAIIRGMTPAERDNPKIINASRRLRIANGSGVTVSEVNQLVDRFYDARKMMAQMSGRMGMGAVNRKTNRKKGKGKKGKGRGPTPPKVRGGFPGMPGGMPAGFPDLSNMPAGLDELPPGLEGIDISQFQQPKKKK, from the coding sequence ATGTTCGATTCCCTCTCCGACCGGTTGACCGGTGCCCTGAAGGACCTGCGCGGCAAGGGGCGACTCTCCGACGCCGACATCGACCGCACCTGCCGGGAGATCCGGCTGGCCCTGCTCGAGGCCGACGTCTCGCTGCCGGTGGTGCGCGCGTTCATCGCGCGGATCAAGGAGCGGGCCAAGGGCGCCGAGGTCTCCGCGGCGCTCAACCCCGCCCAGATGGTCGTCAAGATCGTCAACGAGGAACTCGTCGGCATCCTCGGCGGCGAGACCCGGCGGGTGCGGTTCGCCAAGAGTCCGCCGACGGTGATCATGCTGGCCGGTCTGCAGGGTGCCGGTAAGACGACCCTCGCCGGCAAGCTCGGGCACTGGCTGTCCCAGCAGGGGCACACGCCGCTGCTGGTGGCCTGTGACCTGCAGCGTCCCGGCGCGGTGTCGCAGCTGCAGATCGTCGGAGAGCGGGCGGGCGTCCCGGTGTACGCACCGCATCCCGGGACCGGCGTCGGCGGCGAGGGAACCCTCGGTGTCACCGCCGGCGATCCGGTCTCGGTCGCGAAGGCCGGTGTCGACGAGGCGCGCGCCAAGCACTACGACGTCGTCGTCATCGACACCGCGGGCCGCCTCGGTATCGATGCCGAGCTGATGAAGCAGGCCTCCGACATCCGCGACGCGACGTCACCCGACGAGGTGCTGTTCGTCGTCGACGCGATGATCGGTCAGGACGCGGTGACCACCGCGCAGGCCTTCTCCGACGGCGTCGGTTTCACCGGCGTGGTCCTGACCAAGCTCGACGGCGACGCCCGCGGCGGTGCGGCGCTCTCGGTGCGCGAGGTGACGGGCCAGCCGATCATGTTCGCGTCGTCGGGTGAGAAGCTCGAGGACTTCGACGTCTTCCACCCCGACCGGATGGCCAGCCGGATCCTCGGCATGGGCGACGTGTTGTCCCTCATCGAGCAGGCCGAACAGCACTGGGACGCGCAGCAGGCCGAGGCCGCCGCCGCGAAGATCACCCAGGGCGAGCTGACCCTCGAGGACTTCCTCGAGCAGATGCTGATGATCCGGAAGATGGGTCCGATCGGCAACATCCTGGGGATGTTGCCGGGCGCAGGCCAGATGAAGGACGTGCTCTCGCAGGTCGACGACAAGCAACTCGATCGCGTGCAGGCGATCATCCGCGGCATGACCCCCGCCGAGCGGGACAACCCGAAGATCATCAACGCCTCGCGTCGTCTGCGTATCGCGAACGGTTCCGGTGTGACGGTCAGCGAGGTCAATCAACTCGTCGACCGCTTCTACGACGCGCGAAAGATGATGGCGCAGATGTCGGGCCGGATGGGGATGGGCGCGGTCAACCGCAAGACGAATCGCAAAAAGGGCAAGGGCAAGAAGGGTAAGGGCCGCGGGCCCACCCCGCCGAAGGTTCGCGGTGGATTCCCCGGCATGCCGGGCGGGATGCCCGCGGGCTTCCCCGACCTGTCCAACATGCCGGCCGGGCTCGACGAGCTGCCGCCGGGACTCGAGGGCATCGACATCTCACAGTTCCAGCAGCCCAAAAAGAAGAAGTGA
- the ftsY gene encoding signal recognition particle-docking protein FtsY, with translation MNTEIIIGIVVAVLVVAALIVLGLVLLRRRRISLSDDTSAGQKQPGIVDGTTRQVDRSGGYQAGSGFNFSRGEGAGTALAEPPARKPEPVVTPVEPPVQPPVERTDVDGQPGVGDDAAVPRDSVRRGVTDVSLPDVVEPKTVEPKTVEPKTVEPKTVEPETAKPETAETVAPETAVPETAVPETAVPETAVPETAAPETAAPVDAAEAATAPPLDEIAPTAGRLGRLRGRLSRSQGAIGKGVLGLLGAGDLDEDSWEEIEDTLVMADLGSATTAIVVETLRTELAANPVRSAGEARALLKRVLVDQLDPSLDRSIRALPHAGRPAVVLVVGVNGTGKTTTTGKLARVLVADGRRVLLGAADTFRAAAADQLQTWGERVGAEIVRGKEQADPAAVAFDAVDRGIEAGVDVVMIDTAGRLHTKTGLMDELGKVKRVIEKKAPVDEVLLVLDATVGQNGLMQARVFAEVVNITGVVLTKLDGTAKGGIVFHVQKELGVPVKLVGLGEGADDLAPFEPEAFVDALL, from the coding sequence GTGAACACCGAAATCATCATCGGCATCGTCGTCGCCGTGCTCGTCGTGGCGGCGCTGATCGTTCTCGGTCTGGTGCTCTTGCGCCGCCGGCGGATCTCGCTGTCCGATGACACCAGCGCAGGACAGAAGCAGCCGGGGATCGTCGACGGCACGACCCGGCAGGTCGACCGGTCCGGGGGCTACCAGGCGGGGTCGGGATTCAACTTCAGCCGGGGTGAGGGCGCCGGAACGGCGCTGGCCGAACCGCCGGCGCGTAAGCCCGAGCCGGTGGTCACACCGGTGGAACCGCCGGTCCAGCCGCCGGTCGAACGTACCGACGTCGACGGTCAGCCGGGTGTCGGCGACGACGCCGCAGTGCCCCGCGATTCGGTCCGGCGCGGCGTCACCGACGTCTCGCTGCCCGACGTGGTCGAACCGAAGACTGTCGAACCGAAGACCGTCGAACCGAAGACCGTCGAACCGAAGACTGTAGAACCCGAGACTGCAAAGCCGGAGACCGCCGAGACGGTAGCTCCCGAGACCGCTGTCCCTGAGACCGCTGTCCCTGAGACCGCTGTCCCTGAGACCGCTGTCCCTGAGACCGCAGCCCCCGAGACCGCTGCCCCTGTCGATGCCGCGGAGGCGGCGACCGCGCCGCCGCTGGACGAGATCGCTCCGACCGCTGGTCGGCTCGGACGTCTGCGCGGACGCCTGTCGCGTTCCCAGGGCGCCATCGGCAAGGGTGTGCTCGGACTGCTCGGCGCGGGCGATCTCGACGAGGACAGCTGGGAAGAGATCGAGGACACCCTGGTCATGGCCGACCTCGGATCGGCGACGACGGCGATCGTCGTCGAGACACTCCGCACCGAGCTGGCCGCGAACCCGGTCCGGTCGGCGGGGGAGGCGAGGGCGTTGCTCAAGCGGGTCCTCGTCGATCAGCTCGATCCCTCGCTGGACCGTTCGATCCGTGCCCTGCCGCACGCCGGTCGTCCCGCGGTGGTGCTCGTGGTCGGTGTCAACGGCACCGGTAAGACCACGACGACGGGCAAGCTGGCGCGCGTACTCGTGGCCGACGGCCGTCGGGTGCTGCTCGGCGCCGCCGACACATTCCGCGCCGCAGCCGCCGATCAGCTGCAGACGTGGGGTGAGCGCGTCGGTGCGGAGATCGTCCGCGGGAAGGAACAGGCAGATCCCGCGGCCGTGGCATTCGACGCGGTCGACCGCGGCATCGAGGCGGGTGTTGACGTGGTCATGATCGACACCGCCGGTCGCCTGCACACCAAGACCGGACTCATGGACGAGCTCGGCAAGGTCAAGCGCGTCATCGAGAAGAAGGCCCCGGTCGACGAGGTCCTGCTGGTGCTCGACGCCACGGTGGGCCAGAACGGGCTGATGCAGGCCCGGGTGTTCGCCGAGGTCGTCAACATCACCGGTGTGGTGCTGACCAAGCTCGACGGGACCGCGAAGGGCGGCATCGTGTTCCACGTACAGAAGGAGCTCGGTGTGCCCGTCAAGCTCGTGGGTCTGGGGGAGGGTGCCGATGACCTCGCGCCGTTCGAACCGGAGGCCTTTGTCGACGCGCTGCTCTGA
- the rimM gene encoding ribosome maturation factor RimM (Essential for efficient processing of 16S rRNA), whose amino-acid sequence MDLVVGRVVKSHGIRGEVVVDVRTDEPEIRFAPNSVLRGRLPRGGGERDFVITAAREHSGRLLVSLADVRDRGSADALRGTLFLVDSSQVEPSDDPDEFYDHELEGVAVELLDGSEVGVVESVLHLPGGELLSVRTTDGREVLVPFVREIVPTVSRELIVLDPPEGLLDPDSLDDSDSDDSDADNSDAGNNDDVDDR is encoded by the coding sequence GTGGATCTCGTCGTCGGACGTGTCGTCAAGTCGCACGGCATTCGTGGTGAGGTCGTCGTAGACGTCCGCACCGACGAACCCGAGATCCGTTTCGCACCGAACTCGGTGCTGCGCGGCCGCCTGCCGCGCGGTGGCGGGGAACGCGATTTTGTCATCACAGCCGCCCGGGAGCATTCCGGGCGGCTGTTGGTGTCCCTGGCGGATGTGCGGGATCGCGGTTCCGCCGATGCGCTGCGCGGCACGCTGTTCCTGGTCGACTCCTCGCAGGTCGAGCCCTCCGACGACCCGGACGAGTTCTACGACCATGAGCTCGAAGGGGTGGCCGTCGAGCTTCTCGACGGCTCCGAGGTGGGCGTCGTCGAGTCGGTCCTGCACCTGCCCGGTGGCGAGTTGCTGTCGGTGCGGACCACCGACGGGCGTGAGGTGCTCGTGCCCTTCGTGCGGGAGATCGTGCCGACCGTGAGTCGTGAACTCATCGTCCTGGACCCGCCCGAAGGTCTGTTGGACCCGGACTCGCTCGACGACAGCGACAGCGACGACAGCGACGCCGACAACAGCGACGCCGGCAACAACGACGACGTCGACGACCGATGA
- a CDS encoding amidohydrolase family protein, with protein MTRHYRGTDPLTGSPVEFWVTGETISATPVPGAETAVDGGWILPGLVDAHNHVGIAPGLGVDIEQARGYAYADAQAGTLLIREVGSPLDTHPLDDDPACPRFIRSGKHIARPKRYLRDYGVDLDDPDELAAEVARQAAAGDGWVKIVGDWIDREAGDLAPLWTRGQIESAVAVAHEHGARITAHVFGTDALVDLIGAGVDCIEHGTGLTDDLIDQLVDRSIALVPTMIQVENFPGIADGAERFPTYAAHMRSLHAGAGKVFASAREAGVAIFAGTDAGGFVEHGRIVDEIEALSKVGLGPAGAIAAASTNARRWLGADVLDDGHRADFVIYPANPVEDLAVLRHPAAVVSSGHHIV; from the coding sequence GTGACCCGCCACTACCGGGGGACCGATCCGCTCACCGGATCGCCTGTCGAGTTCTGGGTGACCGGTGAGACCATCAGTGCCACACCGGTTCCCGGTGCCGAGACGGCGGTCGATGGCGGCTGGATACTGCCGGGCCTCGTGGATGCGCACAATCACGTCGGCATCGCCCCCGGCCTCGGCGTCGACATCGAGCAGGCACGCGGCTATGCCTACGCCGACGCGCAGGCAGGCACGCTGCTGATCCGCGAGGTGGGGTCGCCGCTCGACACCCATCCGCTCGACGACGATCCCGCGTGTCCGCGGTTCATCCGCTCGGGCAAGCACATCGCCCGCCCGAAGCGCTACCTGCGCGACTACGGCGTCGACCTCGACGACCCGGACGAGTTGGCCGCCGAGGTGGCCCGCCAGGCCGCCGCCGGAGACGGCTGGGTCAAGATCGTCGGCGACTGGATCGACCGGGAGGCCGGTGACCTCGCGCCGCTGTGGACCCGCGGCCAGATCGAGTCCGCGGTCGCGGTGGCCCACGAGCACGGTGCGCGGATCACCGCGCACGTCTTCGGGACCGACGCCCTCGTCGATCTCATCGGCGCCGGCGTCGACTGCATCGAACACGGCACCGGACTGACCGACGATCTGATCGATCAGCTCGTCGACCGGTCGATCGCGTTGGTGCCCACCATGATCCAGGTCGAGAACTTTCCGGGTATCGCCGACGGCGCCGAACGTTTCCCGACATACGCCGCGCACATGCGGTCACTGCATGCGGGCGCGGGAAAGGTGTTCGCGTCCGCGCGAGAGGCCGGTGTGGCGATCTTCGCCGGAACCGATGCCGGCGGCTTCGTCGAGCACGGACGCATCGTCGACGAGATCGAGGCGCTGTCGAAGGTGGGCCTCGGCCCGGCCGGGGCGATCGCCGCGGCGTCGACGAACGCGCGTCGCTGGCTCGGCGCCGATGTCCTCGACGACGGGCACCGCGCCGATTTCGTGATCTATCCGGCGAATCCGGTCGAGGACCTCGCGGTGCTACGGCACCCCGCCGCAGTGGTGTCGTCGGGCCACCACATCGTGTGA
- a CDS encoding ammonium transporter yields MDLALLPNESFGPIDTGNTAFMLVSAALVLLMTPGLAFFYGGLARGKSVLNMMMMSFGSLAAVSVVYVLWGFSMSFSDGVTGESDILGIFANPFALFGSDQLMSTIGEGDTEQYVTAGLTIPAIVFMGFQLTFAVITVALISGALAERVKFSTWMVFTVVWSTIVYFPLSHMVWGGLVGGGGLLGAGEDSIAAALFGTTDGEANVAPIDFAGGTVVHINAGMAALVLVLIVGKRVGFGRTAYRPHNIPFVMLGAALLWFGWFGFNVGSELGADLLAGQVWVNTTAATAAAIIGWLAVELIRDKHATSVGAASGVVAGLVAITPACGSLTPVGSLILGVIAGALAAVATGLKNKFGYDDSLDVVGVHLVAGLWGTVAIGLIGEDVGILWGGDYKQLVVQIVIALFALVFTGVLTAIIAFALKPLGWRVSDEDEKVGIDEAEHAETAYELA; encoded by the coding sequence GTGGATTTGGCTCTGTTGCCAAACGAATCGTTTGGCCCGATCGACACGGGTAACACGGCATTCATGCTCGTGTCGGCCGCCCTCGTGTTGCTGATGACTCCAGGCCTGGCCTTCTTCTACGGGGGGTTGGCGCGGGGAAAGTCCGTCCTGAACATGATGATGATGTCCTTCGGTTCGTTGGCGGCGGTCAGTGTCGTCTACGTGCTGTGGGGCTTCTCGATGTCGTTCAGCGATGGCGTCACCGGTGAGAGCGACATTCTCGGTATCTTCGCGAATCCGTTCGCGCTGTTCGGCTCCGACCAGCTCATGAGCACGATCGGCGAGGGCGACACCGAGCAGTACGTCACCGCCGGACTGACGATCCCCGCGATCGTCTTCATGGGCTTCCAGCTGACCTTCGCGGTCATCACCGTGGCCCTGATCTCGGGTGCGCTCGCCGAGCGCGTGAAGTTCTCCACCTGGATGGTGTTCACCGTCGTCTGGTCGACGATCGTGTACTTCCCGCTCTCGCACATGGTGTGGGGTGGCCTCGTCGGCGGCGGAGGTCTCCTCGGCGCCGGCGAGGACAGCATCGCGGCCGCGCTGTTCGGCACCACCGACGGCGAGGCCAACGTGGCACCGATCGACTTCGCGGGCGGCACCGTCGTGCACATCAACGCCGGTATGGCGGCACTGGTCCTGGTTCTCATCGTCGGCAAGCGTGTCGGATTCGGGCGCACCGCATACCGTCCGCACAACATCCCGTTCGTGATGCTCGGCGCCGCACTCCTCTGGTTCGGATGGTTCGGCTTCAACGTCGGCTCCGAACTGGGCGCCGACCTTCTCGCCGGCCAGGTGTGGGTCAACACCACCGCTGCGACCGCCGCGGCCATCATCGGCTGGCTCGCGGTCGAGCTCATCCGTGACAAGCACGCCACCAGCGTCGGTGCCGCGTCGGGCGTCGTCGCCGGTCTCGTCGCCATCACCCCTGCCTGTGGTTCGCTGACCCCGGTCGGCTCGCTGATCCTCGGTGTCATCGCGGGTGCTCTCGCCGCTGTCGCGACCGGACTGAAGAACAAGTTCGGCTACGACGATTCGCTCGACGTCGTCGGCGTCCACCTCGTCGCCGGTCTCTGGGGCACGGTGGCCATCGGACTGATCGGCGAGGATGTCGGCATCCTCTGGGGCGGCGATTACAAGCAGCTGGTGGTCCAGATCGTCATCGCGCTGTTCGCTCTCGTGTTCACCGGTGTACTGACCGCGATCATCGCCTTCGCCCTCAAGCCTCTGGGTTGGCGCGTCAGCGATGAGGACGAGAAGGTCGGCATCGATGAGGCCGAGCATGCGGAGACGGCCTATGAGCTGGCATGA